The following are encoded in a window of Paramormyrops kingsleyae isolate MSU_618 chromosome 12, PKINGS_0.4, whole genome shotgun sequence genomic DNA:
- the drd5a gene encoding D(1B) dopamine receptor — translation MWNTTELEATSDDKKQLIIRTLTGSLLSLLILWTLLGNILVCSAVIKFRHLRTKVTNIFIVSLAVSDLFVAVLVMPWKAVAEIAGYWPFGSFCNIWVAFDIMCSTASILNLCIISVDRYWAISSPFRYERKMTQRVAFVMISVTWTLSILISFIPVQLNWHKAKDEVTGTNYSASVEKAENCDSSLNREYAISSSLISFYIPVAIMIVTYTRIYRIAQIQIRRIASLERAAEHAQSCRSNRLECQHHNTLKTSIKRETKVLKTLSVIMGVFVCCWLPFFILNCMVPFCDRPSADQKAGLPCVSETTFDVFVWFGWTNSSLNPIIYAFNADFRKAFANLLGCRHLCSSTPVETVNISNELVSYNQDTLFHKEIVTAYVNMIPNVVECIDNEDTFDRISQFSHHNEIATDSVCDLDDCDADISLDRITPFTPNGLQ, via the coding sequence ATGTGGAACACGACCGAGTTGGAGGCGACATCGGATGACAAAAAACAGCTGATAATACGGACACTGACTGGGTCTTTACTCTCCCTCCTCATCCTGTGGACGCTGCTGGGGAACATTTTGGTCTGCTCGGCGGTAATCAAGTTCAGGCACTTGCGAACTAAAGTTACCAACATTTTCATTGTCTCTCTCGCTGTGTCGGATCTGTTTGTCGCCGTGCTCGTCATGCCCTGGAAGGCTGTCGCTGAGATCGCGGGCTACTGGCCCTTCGGCAGTTTCTGCAACATCTGGGTCGCTTTTGACATTATGTGCTCCACCGCTTCTATCCTCAACCTCTGCATCATCAGCGTGGACAGGTACTGGGCCATATCAAGCCCCTTCCGATACGAGAGAAAAATGACTCAGAGAGTGGCCTTTGTTATGATAAGTGTGACATGGACGCTGtccattttaatttcattcataCCGGTACAACTCAACTGGCATAAAGCCAAAGATGAGGTAACCGGCACCAATTACAGCGCGTCGGTGGAAAAGGCGGAAAACTGCGACTCCAGCCTGAACAGAGAGTACGCTATTTCCTCGTCTTTGATAAGCTTTTACATCCCTGTGGCCATCATGATCGTGACTTATACCAGAATATACCGTATAGCTCAGATCCAGATCCGAAGGATTGCATCTCTAGAGAGGGCAGCGGAGCACGCACAAAGttgcagaagcaacagactcgAGTGTCAGCACCACAACACACTGAAAACATCCATCAAGAGGGAAACCAAAGTCCTAAAAACTTTATCAGTGATAATGGGCGTATTCGTGTGCTGCTGGTtaccttttttcattttaaactgCATGGTGCCCTTCTGTGACAGGCCATCTGCCGACCAGAAAGCCGGTCTTCCCTGCGTAAGCGAGACGACTTTCGACGTTTTCGTGTGGTTCGGATGGACCAATTCATCCCTGAATCCAATTATTTATGCTTTCAACGCTGACTTCCGAAAAGCCTTCGCTAATCTACTGGGTTGCCGTCATCTCTGTTCCAGCACGCCCGTCGAAACTGTGAATATAAGTAATGAACTCGTTTCTTACAATCAAGACACTTTGTTTCATAAAGAAATCGTGACTGCCTATGTGAACATGATCCCTAACGTGGTGGAGTGTATTGACAACGAGGACACTTTCGATAGGATATCCCAGTTCTCACATCATAATGAAATTGCCACCGATTCCGTGTGCGACTTGGATGACTGTGATGCAGATATTTCTCTGGACAGGATAACACCATTCACTCCCAATGGTTTACAATAA